Within Runella rosea, the genomic segment AATTATCTACAACAATGGTCTACAAATCAGGCCTTTGGAAGATATGCGTTTCCCGAGCGTATTGGCACGTATTGGGTTGGCGGGGATGTTTGCCCAAATTATTTATCTGTATACAAGTACGCGAGTTCAGTATATTTGGTTTGTGAGTTTGCTGATAGGGTATTGGGCTTTTGTGATGTTGGTTCCTGTGCCAGGGTGCGGTGCTGGTCTTATGACCATGGAGTGTAATCCCGTCAGCTATCTCGACCGTTTGATTATTCCGGGCCATCTGCACAAAGATATTCACGACCCAGAAGGGCTCATTTCTACGGTGCCCGCCATTGCAACGGGTTTATTGGGGATTTTTGCAGGAAATCTACTCCGTGCCGATGAGCGCTCGACTTCCCGGACCCAAAAAGTATTGTTTTTGTTTGTCGCTGGCATTCTTTTTCTGATTATAGGAAAACTCTGGGATTATGTCTTTCCCATCAATAAAAATCTGTGGACCAGTTCGTTTGTAATAACGGTTGGCGGATGGAGTCTCATTCTTTTATCCCTATTTTACTGGCTTATCGACGTGCAGGGATGGAATCGTTACGCCTGGGTATTGGCGGTGATCGGTATGAATTCCATTCTGATTTACATGGCGCAACACTTCATTGATTTTGAGCATACATCGGAGCGTCTTTTTCGGGGCATTGTCAAGTATTTTTCGGAGCCATACCAAAAAGTATTCTATGCGATTGGCTATGTCATTGTAGAGTGGCTGATGCTCTGGTTCCTGTACAAGAAGAAGGTATTTTTGAAGGTGTAATCTCGCAGACAGCGTACCTTGAAAGTCCCTTCCCCACGGCTCTTTGGTAAGGAGCCGTGGGGTTTTGTTTTAACTATCCTGCAAATCAGCGGCAGGCTCGGGCGGATTTTTCCACTCCACTCTCAGTACCCGTGCTTTTACCCCCAAATCGGCCATGAAGTGCATCCAATGTAGCTGTTGGGAGGACAAATGATCGGTGGGAGATTTTACTTCGATCAACTCCAGTCCATTTTCATCCCAAACCATCAGATCGGGAAAACCGCGCGTATTTTCGCGGAGGTTAGTGGCCATTTCCAGCAAAATTGCCCGCAGCTGCATCGGTGTTAAATTCAAGGCCATGAGTTTTACCAATTCCAACAATACTTCATTCCAATCTACTAATACGTTGGCAATGTCGAATTTTTCGATGAACGTACTTTCCAATACCTGTGCTATCTTTTCGGGCGTGTCCAACTCCGACAACCGTTGTCGAATTTGTGTAACACGCTTACGGTAAAAGTCAGGTTGGTAAAAGTCAGAAGGCATTCGTTGCAACGGATGATGAATGGCCTGAACGTTGGTATCGTAGATAATATCCCAGAAAATAAGCCCAAATAATCCACGCCAAGGATAATTTTCAGCATGAACCGCTACGCGACCGTTGTTGATAAAATAGTCAACCACACCCTGTTCTACCCGATATTTAAAATCAATCGAAATCTGTACACTTTCCGAATCCTGCAAAAATCGCGTCACACTTTTCTTGACTCGCTTCTTGGCATTGGCTATTTTTTCCTGAAAATCCAGAGCAAAAAAGCGCTCGTCGGCATTTTGAGGGTCTTGGGCAATGGCTTCGCAGAGAGCAATGGCTTCTTCCAAATATCCCATGCGATGCAGCAACCTCACCCGCCGCTCCCGCGAAGGAATGTGGTCGGTCAATTGATAGACCGTCAGCGCTTGTTCAGGCAATTTTTGCCGCTCCAAATACATCCCTATACGATTAATCAATTTTATATATCCTGGTTGCGCTACTTCTCCTAGTTTATGAATCGAAGCTTGCCAATTCATAAACCAATCAAAAATTTCCTCAGGGGGAGTAGTAGCTTCCTGCATTTCGTAGAATTGCTCCGCCGTCAGTGAGACCATCAATTTATCTTCGGCATCTTGACGAGTAGGAAACCGAGCGGTGTAGGCATCGTCGCGGTAGCGTTCAAAGTTTACTTTGCCCAAATCTCGCACCACAAACTCAGTCATATCGGCGTGACGATTGCCAAAAAACAAAAATTTTAGCATCATTACTTCCACCTCAAATCCTACTTTAATGACCGTTTCTTCAGGCGCTGTGCTGATTTGTTTGACCAACAAATCAAACGTATAGGTATAATTCAAATACCGAATCAAGTCAGGTTTTTTGAGAGGTTTGAGCGAGAGTTCGTTGGGCGGGGCCAGCTTAATCCATTCTTCTTTGGTAAATAAATTAAGGACTTCCAGCGCGTAGGAT encodes:
- a CDS encoding acyltransferase family protein yields the protein MSQPSTDTRPHRLLSLDALRGFDMFWITGGEEIFHLLAKATGWSVAIVMAEQLSHPDWNGFRAYDLIFPLFLFLSGVSAPYSLGTRLERGDDKGKMLRKVIQRGLTLVILGIIYNNGLQIRPLEDMRFPSVLARIGLAGMFAQIIYLYTSTRVQYIWFVSLLIGYWAFVMLVPVPGCGAGLMTMECNPVSYLDRLIIPGHLHKDIHDPEGLISTVPAIATGLLGIFAGNLLRADERSTSRTQKVLFLFVAGILFLIIGKLWDYVFPINKNLWTSSFVITVGGWSLILLSLFYWLIDVQGWNRYAWVLAVIGMNSILIYMAQHFIDFEHTSERLFRGIVKYFSEPYQKVFYAIGYVIVEWLMLWFLYKKKVFLKV
- a CDS encoding VRR-NUC domain-containing protein; translation: MESIPSRETAAPTELPPKYYLDYFLFLVTFVEKLYGDILNSDEKEFIRGFRALSEDAQCLFVRFSNRRGLFFRTSKLKYNEIEDIPAALYELEDKGFIKELSAQHESYALEVLNLFTKEEWIKLAPPNELSLKPLKKPDLIRYLNYTYTFDLLVKQISTAPEETVIKVGFEVEVMMLKFLFFGNRHADMTEFVVRDLGKVNFERYRDDAYTARFPTRQDAEDKLMVSLTAEQFYEMQEATTPPEEIFDWFMNWQASIHKLGEVAQPGYIKLINRIGMYLERQKLPEQALTVYQLTDHIPSRERRVRLLHRMGYLEEAIALCEAIAQDPQNADERFFALDFQEKIANAKKRVKKSVTRFLQDSESVQISIDFKYRVEQGVVDYFINNGRVAVHAENYPWRGLFGLIFWDIIYDTNVQAIHHPLQRMPSDFYQPDFYRKRVTQIRQRLSELDTPEKIAQVLESTFIEKFDIANVLVDWNEVLLELVKLMALNLTPMQLRAILLEMATNLRENTRGFPDLMVWDENGLELIEVKSPTDHLSSQQLHWMHFMADLGVKARVLRVEWKNPPEPAADLQDS